CCAAATGACGCCGACCGCAAGGATGCAGGAGGTGATAACCAGAAAGATGCTGGCCAGCATCCCGCCGCCCGCGCCTCCGGAGGCCGAGAGCGGGTTCCGGACAATGCTGCCGAAGACCAGCTCAAGCAGCGCCATGGATTTATCGCCAGTTCGATTTGCCGCATTCTGGATCTCTCCAACCGACGTCTGCGCAAACGCCGCCGAACTGGTCAGAGCAAGAGCAAGCGCGCTGGCCGCGCGGACCAAGGCCACCGCGAAATGGAGCACACCGCGGTCATCTGTATAAACGGCACGATACATAGTCACACGCCTATTCAAAAAGCTGCGGATCGAAGGTCTTTCGTAAGAAGTCACTGGAGCGCACGAAATCGCGGACGCCACGCAGTGGCTCGTCGGGAGACGCCTGCCCCATAGCAATCTGCCACGACCGGTGCGCGTAACGCGTCGCCAGGATAGCGCAGAGAATAGTAAAGAGCGTGCCAGTCAGAGCACCGAAAAGATTGCCAGGCACCATGCTCGCGAGGGCGTACACCAGCGCAAGGACGCCGAACGCGAGTGCGATGCGCTTGTTGGTCAGACAATTGCGTTGGATCTGCTCCAGCGGCGCAGCGTCCGTAGGGCGCGCTGCCATGGCCTCCCGAAAGGTCCGGATCCGCGGGTTCTGACGTTGATGCGCAAGGTCGGCCTGCAGGTCTTGAATCGTTTGCCAACCGCTGCTCACCGTTCGTTTCATCGACGTCAGCGGTGAGAATGGATTCATAACTTTCCCGACTGCCCGCAGGACGCCTCGGTTCTTTTCTTCACTCATGCTGCCATCCTCTCTGCTTGAATCTCGGCTTGATATTTCGCGACCAGTTCGCTGGCCACTATGTCGATGATCCCGTCCGCCTCGCTTTCGCTCAGCTCCTTCTGCCGCTGCTCCATGTAGGCTTCGGCGGTGCCTGCAGGGAACTCCTTAGCGAGGATCTTGCGGGCCGTCGCAGGCTTCATGTGACGATACAACCTTCGGCGAAGGCCCGTATCCTTCGGCGTCGTAGAGAAGGCCCACAACTCGATAGCCCCAGGAGCGTTATGCAAGACCTGCGTAACCACGCCGGACTTGACCTGGTGCCATACCAAGAACTTGCCAGGGCCATGCACATCTCGCTTCAGGCGCTCGATGGCCGAATCGGAAAGGCCGAACAGCTCTTGCGCAGCCCTCTGCGTTTCGCTGGTACCCGCATTCATGATGTAGACCGAGAACGCAGACTCCGTGATGGACTCGCCATCGGAATTGAAGTCGTTCATGAATTGCGATGCCAGGGATACGCGAATCCCCCACTTGCGCCCTTCCCGCCGATCAAGGGACAGCAATTTGCGGAAGGCCTTCTTGCCACCCGTGCGATGCAGTTCATCAACACAAAGCCCCTTCATTTGATCTCGGATCTCCTCGATCCGCTCTTGGTGGTAGCGTTGGTACTGAGCGGGGCAAAGCTTCAGGATCTCTTCTGACAAGTAATACTGCCGAGCCGCGATCTGCCGCGCGAACACGAACATGATCCCGGCACGCCGCTCGCCATCCTCCCCGCCACCCCGCGCCACTTCATCCAAGTCCAGCGCTACCACACGCGAGTTCTCGTTGATTTCAAAACGGCTGTGGCTAGAGATAATCCGAAAGTCCCGCAGTGCGGTCGTCAGTACCTGTGCCATCTTGTCGATCAGTGTGAGACCAGAGGCGGTGCGGGCCTGAGAATCTTCACTCGGCGAGAAGATGGATCTAATCGAAGGACTGCGAACAACGTCAATGAGGTCCGACAAGACTGGCACGGCGAATCGCTGGGCCAATCGCGCCTCGCGCGGCTTGCCGGCATCCATCAGTGCATCGGTGACCTCCCACCAGGTCGTCATGTCGTCTGCCGCGAAGCGGATGTCGGACAGAGCCTGATCGACAGCTTCATCCGTCATGGCATCGTAGCGCTTCATAGATCCGGGCGAGGCGTACAGCTTGTATGCCTCATCGATCATCATAGCGGCCAGCTCGGGCGCGCTTTCGGGAGGGTCCGTGTGACCGGCCGGCGTCGCCAGCATGCTGATCAGCGCAATCTGAAACTCGCGCTCAAACTGCGTCGGGTACCGGCAACCAAGTTGCGTATCGAACGGGTTGATAGCGAACTCATCGGTATTGCGCAGACGAACGTAGATAGCCTCGTGCTTGCGCTCTTCAGGCAGCGCACTCTGCAATAGATCGATGAGACCCGCGGAGCTTGGCCCCACGTCGATGATGGTGATCAGCGGGATGCGCTTCAGCCCGGGGGAGAGAATCGATCCGAGATTCAATGTGTTTAGCCAGACTGACTTACCCGACCCCATGATCGCCCATATCAGGTCGATCCACGCGGTCTGCTTCGACGACGTCGGCTGGTAGGGATAGAGCTTTCCATCAAGCGACCGAAGCGGGATTGATCCGCCTTCGAACCAAGGCGACGCCGGCCGCTGCCAAGGCAGCATCCGAACCACGTCGCTCAGCAACGCCACCATGCGCGGCGCGATGTTCTTCTCGCTAAAGCCCGGCAGAGTCGATACCAAGCCCTGAATCGGATCGCCGGCATCGGTAGTAACCTGGGTAATTCCCCAGCCCTCCAACGCCTTGGCGATGGTGGAGACTTGCCGCTGGCAGTCTGCCTTGCTATCGGCCCAGGTAGACGCACAGATCTTCACGGTGACGGTATGCTCGCCGTCATCAATTGCCGCCTGCAGCGCGTCGAACGAGCGCTTGATTGCGGCGTTAGTGGAACTCAAGAAGGCCGTGATATCGACGATTGTTTTCTTCATGGCCATGGACTCGATGCCACCAGGTTCAATGGTCCACTTGACGCGCCAGGGCAGTTGGTCCCCCATCCGGCGGAAGAGGGTCATGAAGTCACGTGGATCCTGCGGTCCAAGCTCCATAAAGCAATACCCGTGGTACTGGCCGTTGATGACCACAAACTCGCCATCGGTCTCCACTTTCGATTTGCACAGCTGATGGGATAGCTTCGGAAGCAGCAGGTTCGAAGCATCATCCTTGCGCGACGAGGCCCGCGGCGTGTACCGATCACCAGGCAACGCCGCTTTCCAGTCCAAGCCAGTATTCCGTCGATCAAAGGACCTGCGGATCTCGCGAAGTGCGTGGTGCGTAGAGAGGCGGCCGACGTGCATCTTCGCCGAGCGCAAGTCCTCTTCAATGGCTTCGATCAGAGTCTCATGCGTATGGAGTAGGCCTTTGATCAATGCGGTTGGGGACTGCGCATACTTGGCAGCGGGTACCGCGTGTTCCTTGATTCGTTGGCGGTGGTCCGCCATCTCGCGCTTGAGTTCCTCCGAAGACATCGAGGACAGATGCGTATAAACGAGCAGCAGGCAGGACTCGTGTTGGCATAGCGCGGCGACACGTGCGCAACGGTCGTCCAAAACATCACACAGACCGTCCAACCCTAGCCGCCTTGCTGTCGCATACGCAGGCTCCATCATCCTGTCCACATGAGCCCGCATAAGAGCGGGATCCCGGTCAAATGAAATTTCGATGCTGTGACCGGGCCGCTGGAAGTAGGACGCGAGCGCGTCGTGAACTTTCGATGTGATGGACTCAAACTCTGCATCGCCGACCACGTCCATCGAGCCCGTCAACTCGAACGCGGTGAGCATGGAGCATTCGCGGGTCAGAAGAATATAAGGCTTGACCCCGTCCGGGTTCTTGGCTCGCGCGGCAATAGTGCGAGGGTCTTCTTCGTCTAGTCCGATAGCCGATTCCAGATGGCAGTACGAAGGAAGGTCGGCCCCTAACCCGAAGCTGGCCAGCCACGCCAAGATCGATTCCACGCCCTCGACTACGTTCGTTGCGAGTGCCCTGCTCATTGTGCATTCCTTCTTTTCATGAATTCTCTCTTCAGTAGGGGGGCTGCTCCCGTCTCGCTCAGCACCTTTGCCACCAACGGATCTGCGCTCAGGGATTCGTTCGCCGTCTTCACGGCGTGGATTACACGCTGTAATGGCGACATGGTGGCAAGGACGTCAAGGCTTAGAAAATCGCCAGCTCGGATTGCCACTGCGCACAGGATCTCGCTTAGATCCTCCAGATCTACGGGGTCATGCTGCTGCGGCTGCATCGACGTCTCCTGCATGAATGATCCGGCCGAAGTTGGGCGCAACGAGCTGGTTCTCGATTGCGAATTCCAGTGCTTGAAACAACTCGGACCGTTGAATGCGCACCCGTACGGCCCCCGTTCCGTATCCCGTCACCACGAACCCCTTGTCGACGGCCTTCTTCGCCAGGGCGAAGCACAACGCGCGGTCTGCTGCCCGCAGCCATACAGCGCGGGATGAAAGCGTCTTTCGTTTCGTGATCTTGTTGTACTCGTCGCTGGCAAGGCTCATCCAGTGATTCTCCGCCAGCAGCCCCGCCGAGTACGACAGTTGGAGCAGAGGATCGGAGGTGAGCGCGGCTGGTAACTGCAGCGTATCCGGCAGGGCAACGTATCGTGATGAGCGGAACACGGACTTGATCTCCAGCGGTGCGAAGCGTGACAGCCAATGCAGCTCCGGATGGGACACCCACTCACGCAGCACCATGCGACTGCTGGCCTTCTGACCGAAGGCTGAGAGCGCGGCATACTGAGAGTCGGCCTTGGACATGTCGACCAGCACTTCCGCCAGGACAGGGTGTTCGTGGCCAAGGCAGAATGCGAGGCGCTCTCGCTGGCTACTCGGCAGCGCGACGCCCGGGATGTACTCCCACGCGTCTTCTGGAATTGGACACGACATCACTCGCTTCGCGTGTGCGAGGCGGTTCATACGAAGCGTGAGGAATACGGAGTCCGCGATGAAATCTGCTTTCGACAATGCGGAATCCGTCTGATAGGCAGCCTGCAACCCTCTTTCAAGCGCGGGGTTGTTCAGGCTCACGTCGCGCGGAAAGCGCGACCTGATGTTCTGGTGGAGCTTCTCCGCATTTGCGAGTTCGTTTGGCTTCCACTCGTAGCACTCCGCCAGCAGCTTGAACGTCCGGGTGGCGATGAGGCTGATGGTCGGCGCAACTTGGGCCGAGTTTGTCGTGCTCATGTCCAGGCCCAGATCCGCGCCGATCTGACTGACGTTTGTCCGAAAGAAGTCCGAGCCGCGGAGATTGTGAACGTTGCGGTGGCCCTGCACCATGAACTGGCTCCAGGCGCCGTTCGTGATCCAGATGACGTTGTTTGCGAGATCGGAATGCTGACGAACGTGAGTGGCAGGCGATCCATTGACGGAGGCATGCCCTGAGGTACATTCGTTCGGGTTGTCGTACAGTAGGACGCCCACCTCAGGGATGACGATGTCGTTTTCCGCTTCAGTGGACGTGCCTTGCCTCCTATTGTTTTCCGACTGCACGGTCATGGATGCGCTGCCAGGTATTCGTGGGAAGAGACTTGTACAACTCGTCTACCCAGCGGCCGATGTACTCGACAAAGCGCGATGGTCGGTAAAGGAGCCCGAGGCCGGCGAAAGCGCTTTCCCGCTTCTCCATTTCTTGCTCCTTCAATTCGAGCATTGCGTTCGCAAAGTCAGACGGGTTGGCGCTGCCCCACACCTTGATGACTAGTTCCCCGCGGCTGGCGAGGTGTTGAAGAAGTGACGACGCTTCGCGCTTTTCGGCGTCCGTACCGACCTCCAGCACCACGGCAATTGTTCGCTGCAGATGATTCAGCTCCGCCTGCGGCAGGCCTGCGGCTTCAATCATCAAACCATGCCGCTTGGCCCCCACCTGACCGATGTGCTGGGTACCATGACAGAGTGGATCTGCCACGATGAGGTTTTCAGCTCGGTTATCCGCATGGTTGTCGTTCTTGTGGTGGATCTCCGTGTGCTTGGACCGGAAGCCACAGAACACGCACTGATAGTTTCCCTTCTGAAGCCGCGACTCCCGTTTTGCGCGGTACTCGGCGTCGGCGGCTTCCATGTTGTCGTCGTTCTTGCGCCACAGATGGCGCTTGACGGAGAACACGATGGGCGCAAAGCGGCGAACCGCAAAGTTGGCGCCGAGCGACTCAGAAGGAGGCGACATTCCCTCGGTCGCCTTGTCCCACGAGATTCCGGTCGCGATGGCTTCCACGAGATCGTCGCCCATGCGCGCGGTGCTCTCTGTCATTCGGTCGAGTCCTTAGAGGCCGCCAGGCATCCGGTTCATCTGACCGGAGCTGCCGCCAACGGACTCTGCGAGCGAGTCGGCCAGGTAACCAAACATCATGAGTGCGATGCCACCGATACCGTTGCCATAGATGCTGGCGGTCTTGATGCTCTGGTCGCCATTGGACTTTTTCTTGCCGTTCGCCACGGCGGTAATCAGCGCAACCATGCCACCGCCATAGGCCCCATAGATCAGCAGGTCATAGACGTCGCCCAGTTGCGCCTTGATGGCGCGAGCCCAGCCAGCAATGCCGCCGGCGGCGTGGGCGACATCGGGCGAGAGCAGCATCGCGAGCGTGAGCGAGGCGGCTACCATCGGAGCCATGCTGCCGGGCTCCAGCCGCGGCTTCTTGCCAGCTGCGACGAGGACGTACAAGCAGATGGCGGTCGAAAGGAGTAGCGTGCAAGCCAGAGACGGGTTGCGATACAGCAGACCACCGAAAATGATGGCCACGGCCGTCCCGAATTTCAGGACATGGGCGTGAGTCTGGGCGGCGATGTGTGCCTTGTTGATCCAGTGTTGCATTTTGATCTCCGAGATGGGGAACTGTTAAAACGTCATGCCAATGGTTTCTTTGAACGCATCCACGGTGCTGCCGATGTTGACCATCGCGGCTCCGCCCATGGCGTGGATGAATCCTTTCCATGCGTAGTCTTCGTATCCGCCGCTACCGTGTCCCTCCGATGCTTTCTTGAACATCGTTAATCCCTTGAATCCGTACCACCAGCCAAACGTCGAAACAATGGTGAAGATGGCGTTGATAGCCGGCGCAAACACGCCAGCGGCACTGGCCCCCGAGTAGGACACCATGCCGAACCCAGCACCACGTTGGCCGGTCATGGTTTCCCAGAGATCGCCCATCGTGCTGGTGAAGTTGAGCAACACTGCGCCGATCAGGAGCGCGGTGAGGATCGCTGCGCCGGATGTTTCGCCACCCCCGGGGTGACTAGAGGCTTTGATCCCTCGATTTACTGCCTTTGCGATGTACCAGAGGCCGACTCCGTAGGCTGCAGCCGCCGCGAGCGACTGAAACTCGACAATAGAGGCGGCAATCTGCGTGACAATCGTTGTGAGATCCATCAGCGAATGACGCCCGCCGTCGTGCGAACGATGTACTTGTCAGCGTCAATCTCCACGATTTCACTGCCGCCAAGCTTGTCTCCTTTGGTTTTCACATACTGCTTGCCTGTCTCATCTTCGAGCCAGGCCTGTCCAGGGATGACTTGCTTGATCTTGTAGCCGAGTTGAATTTCGTCCCTCGGGTTCGAGCGCGCACGCGTCGCCTTGGCGCGGACTACGCCAGCCGCCTTCTCGCGCGCGCGGTCTTCGTCAGATAGAGGCTTGGTGGCTCGCGTGGCTTTCGGTCGCGGCTGGACTTCGACGCGACGATTTTCTAGCGCGGCAAGTCGCTTTCCCATGTCCTCGAGTTGAGCCGTCTGAGCTTTCAGCTGCGCTAGGATGGCCGCGTCCGTGTCGCTCGCTTCCCGCCTGTCGGAGTCCTTGGGAACTTCCTTGCGGCTACCGATTTCAGTGGGCGCGTTCACAGCGCTAGCAGTCAAGGAGGCAGCAGACACCTCGCTCGCAGAACCAATAGAAGCCGCCGACCCCGTCACAGCCGCAGCAAAGCTGTCGCTCTGCATGGCCGGACCTGTGCCATTGGGAACGAAACCCTGTGGTGCGGTCTCGTGCTGAAGTTGACGGCTGGGAGAGAACGAGTCCGGTGCGGGGCCCTCCCCATTCGGCTGCAGTGCGCCCATCATTCCGCCTTCGCTCATCGGTGCACTCGACGAGAATGCGGCCGGGCTAGAAGGCTTACTCATCTTCTTGTAGCCCCAGAAGCCCAGGACGGCGAAAGCGACCGCGCCATAGATCAGAAAGTTGGCGGGCAGCTTGCGCTTCGGTTTTTCCGAAGTCGGAACGTCGGTGATCTCGTCTTGCGAAGGATCGTATGGGGCGTCGTCGTGGTCGGTCGTTTCGAGATTGGCGTCAAAGTGATTGGTCTGGCTCATGCGGGTCCCCGGATGCGTATCGATGTAATTATACGTACTAACGTGGGCGGAAAAACCCTACTCTTTCAAATACGCGTCTGCCTTGAAGAGCACCATGATCGGCGTGCCTCGTTTGATGCGCCCGCGACGCGGTGGGATGCTCGCATTCTCCTGCTGGATTACTTGTTGCGTAGCTTGTAGGCCAGCCGATACGGCCGCACCGCCAAGTTGCTTTCCACTTGGATGCGGATTGGTCGTCGTGGAAACGCCTCCTAGCGGCGTCTGTTGTACGACGGATCCTGCATTCTGGTAGACCGAACCTGCGGCCCCCAACGCGCCCAGAAGAGCCGGAACGCCAATTCGCTGCGCGTATCTGTGATCGATGTCTGCCGGCTGAGCCGTGCGCATTTCCGCCTCGTCCAGGGCCACAGCTGTGATGGTGATCATTTCGCCCGTCGGTACCTTCATCTTGGTGAATTCGGTGACAACGACTTCGTTTGATAGGCGCGCAGTCCCGTACAACAGGCTGCCAGCATATTTTCCGGTCTCTACGCTTGCGAGTACATCAGACGGTGCATCGGTATCGATACTGTTCTGATAGACCGCTGGGATTTGGTCCAAGCCTCGAATGTATGGAGTTGCCTGGCGCTTCGTGCTGGCGCCATCAGATGCCGTTGACGTACCTCCCCCGGCCAGACTCGTTGTCGTTGCGTTCGCGTTCCGAGCATCACCGGTCTGGGCGGCAATGTTCAGGATCTGCTGCGACGATTCGTCCCGTGTCCATACTGCCCGCAGCCCCTGCAGTTGATCGCCCAAGCCCGTCGACGTGGGTTGTACCTGTTGCGCTTCAGTTGCTGTATAGGGTTGATTTGGACGGGCCAGATCGCGCTCCTGCGGCGGGGGATTTGCCTCGGCGCGCTTGGCTGGATCGTCCTCCAGGGTCGTCGTCTTGCCGCTGTTCTCGGACAGCGTGGGAATGAACGTCCCGCCAACATGCTCGGCCTGCTGGAACCCTTTTTCGTTGGCCCGGTTGAGCGCCTTCGAGTAATTCGGTGTCTCTTCGGTTTTCTTGGCGCCGTGCGTGTCGATGGCCGGCACTTCAACGATTGCGGCCTGAGAGCTTCGCCCCTGCATAGCCATATATGCAACCCCTACCCCGGCCACGGCTACTCCGGCAACGACCGCCATGACTTTGGCATTCTTCTTGAATCCGGGATGCAGCTTCTTGCGTTCGGCCATGGTCATTCCAAGTCAAAGTAGATATTGCGCAGCGAGCCGTTCTCGCTAAGTGTGGCAACGGGCGTTGCCGCCA
This Cupriavidus nantongensis DNA region includes the following protein-coding sequences:
- a CDS encoding HNH endonuclease produces the protein MTESTARMGDDLVEAIATGISWDKATEGMSPPSESLGANFAVRRFAPIVFSVKRHLWRKNDDNMEAADAEYRAKRESRLQKGNYQCVFCGFRSKHTEIHHKNDNHADNRAENLIVADPLCHGTQHIGQVGAKRHGLMIEAAGLPQAELNHLQRTIAVVLEVGTDAEKREASSLLQHLASRGELVIKVWGSANPSDFANAMLELKEQEMEKRESAFAGLGLLYRPSRFVEYIGRWVDELYKSLPTNTWQRIHDRAVGKQ
- the traQ gene encoding conjugal transfer protein TraQ, whose protein sequence is MDLTTIVTQIAASIVEFQSLAAAAAYGVGLWYIAKAVNRGIKASSHPGGGETSGAAILTALLIGAVLLNFTSTMGDLWETMTGQRGAGFGMVSYSGASAAGVFAPAINAIFTIVSTFGWWYGFKGLTMFKKASEGHGSGGYEDYAWKGFIHAMGGAAMVNIGSTVDAFKETIGMTF
- a CDS encoding DotG/IcmE/VirB10 family protein is translated as MAERKKLHPGFKKNAKVMAVVAGVAVAGVGVAYMAMQGRSSQAAIVEVPAIDTHGAKKTEETPNYSKALNRANEKGFQQAEHVGGTFIPTLSENSGKTTTLEDDPAKRAEANPPPQERDLARPNQPYTATEAQQVQPTSTGLGDQLQGLRAVWTRDESSQQILNIAAQTGDARNANATTTSLAGGGTSTASDGASTKRQATPYIRGLDQIPAVYQNSIDTDAPSDVLASVETGKYAGSLLYGTARLSNEVVVTEFTKMKVPTGEMITITAVALDEAEMRTAQPADIDHRYAQRIGVPALLGALGAAGSVYQNAGSVVQQTPLGGVSTTTNPHPSGKQLGGAAVSAGLQATQQVIQQENASIPPRRGRIKRGTPIMVLFKADAYLKE